In Pontibacillus yanchengensis, the following are encoded in one genomic region:
- a CDS encoding Glu/Leu/Phe/Val family dehydrogenase, with product MVADKATDSANENNNEKMDVLKSTQTVVSNALEKLGYPKEVFELLKEPVRMMSVRIPVRMDNGSIKIFTGYRAQHNDAVGPTKGGVRFHPNVTEKEVKALSIWMSLKAGIVDLPYGGGKGGIVCDPREMSFRELEGLSRGYVRSISQIVGPTKDIPAPDVFTNSQIMAWMMDEYSRIDEFNNPGFITGKPIVLGGSHGRESATAKGVTICIEEAAKKKDINIKGARVVIQGFGNAGSFLAKFMHHKGAKVIGISDAYGALHDPEGLDIDYLLDRRDSFGAVTNLFKNTISNQELLELDCDILVPAAIENQITEENAHNIKASIVVEAANGPTTLEATKILSEREILLVPDVLASAGGVTVSYFEWVQNNQGYYWSEEEVEEKLHKVMVKGFNSVYNTAETRRIDMRLASYMVGVRKMAEAARFRGWI from the coding sequence ATGGTAGCCGATAAAGCAACTGATTCTGCAAATGAAAATAACAATGAAAAGATGGATGTATTAAAATCAACACAAACAGTAGTAAGTAATGCTCTAGAGAAACTAGGTTATCCAAAAGAGGTTTTTGAATTATTAAAAGAACCAGTTCGAATGATGTCAGTACGTATTCCAGTACGTATGGATAATGGCTCTATTAAAATATTTACGGGCTACAGAGCTCAGCATAATGATGCTGTAGGTCCGACAAAGGGTGGGGTTCGATTCCATCCAAATGTAACAGAAAAAGAAGTGAAAGCTCTTTCTATTTGGATGAGCTTAAAAGCAGGCATTGTTGACCTTCCTTATGGTGGAGGTAAGGGAGGCATTGTTTGTGATCCAAGAGAAATGTCCTTCAGAGAATTAGAAGGGTTAAGTCGTGGATACGTTCGTTCGATAAGTCAAATTGTAGGACCTACAAAAGATATACCTGCACCAGACGTCTTTACAAATTCTCAAATCATGGCTTGGATGATGGATGAATACAGTCGTATTGACGAATTTAATAACCCTGGATTCATCACAGGTAAACCTATTGTATTGGGTGGTTCACATGGTCGTGAGTCAGCTACAGCAAAGGGAGTTACTATCTGTATCGAAGAAGCAGCAAAAAAGAAAGACATTAACATTAAAGGTGCTCGAGTCGTTATTCAAGGATTTGGAAACGCTGGTAGCTTCTTAGCGAAATTCATGCATCATAAGGGTGCAAAAGTTATAGGCATTTCAGACGCATATGGTGCCTTACATGATCCAGAAGGTTTGGACATTGATTACTTATTAGATCGTCGTGATAGTTTTGGGGCGGTCACTAACCTCTTCAAAAATACCATTTCAAATCAAGAACTGCTTGAATTGGATTGTGATATCTTAGTACCAGCAGCTATTGAGAATCAAATTACAGAAGAGAATGCTCATAATATAAAAGCAAGTATTGTAGTTGAAGCAGCAAATGGCCCAACCACATTAGAAGCTACTAAGATCCTTTCAGAACGTGAAATCCTACTTGTCCCTGACGTTTTAGCATCAGCTGGAGGAGTAACCGTTTCTTATTTTGAATGGGTACAAAACAACCAAGGCTATTATTGGAGCGAAGAAGAAGTGGAAGAAAAGCTTCATAAAGTTATGGTGAAAGGGTTTAACTCAGTATATAATACAGCAGAAACAAGACGAATTGATATGCGTCTTGCGTCGTACATGGTTGGCGTAAGGAAGATGGCAGAAGCAGCACGCTTCCGTGGATGGATATAG